One Thermus sp. CCB_US3_UF1 DNA window includes the following coding sequences:
- the zapE gene encoding cell division protein ZapE, which yields MRLVDRHPEVDLERLLGDFAPPPRFRGATFATYLPDPRYPSQALAKERLWRWVKDRPQGFLRPRMPGPQGIYLDGGFGVGKTHLLVAAYLEAPAPKAFLTFEELTYALGLMGLKEGARRFGALRYLFLDEFELDDPGNAQMITHFLALTMERGLRVATTSNTPPGALGEGRFNAEQFRHQIQSLARRFAVERIEGEDYRHRDPDRFPEPLSPEVLWARYREDHRPKTLDRFPELLAHLRTLHPIRYRYLLTGVEAVYLEGLEPIQDQNDALRFVHFVDQVYNLGLALRASGAPLSALFPESYRHGAFAKKYGRALSRLAELLG from the coding sequence ATGCGCTTGGTGGACCGCCATCCCGAGGTGGACCTGGAGAGGCTCCTAGGGGATTTTGCCCCCCCACCCCGCTTCCGGGGGGCTACCTTCGCCACCTACCTCCCGGACCCCCGCTACCCCTCCCAGGCCCTGGCCAAGGAGCGCCTGTGGCGATGGGTTAAGGACCGTCCCCAGGGCTTCCTCCGCCCCCGGATGCCGGGCCCCCAGGGGATCTATCTGGATGGGGGGTTTGGGGTGGGGAAGACCCATCTCCTGGTGGCCGCCTACCTCGAGGCCCCCGCGCCCAAGGCCTTCCTGACCTTTGAGGAACTCACCTATGCCCTGGGCCTCATGGGCCTCAAGGAGGGGGCCAGGCGCTTTGGCGCGCTGCGCTACCTCTTCCTGGACGAGTTTGAGCTGGACGACCCCGGCAACGCCCAGATGATCACCCACTTCCTGGCCCTCACCATGGAGCGGGGGCTGCGGGTGGCCACCACCTCCAACACCCCCCCCGGGGCCTTGGGGGAAGGGCGGTTCAACGCCGAGCAGTTCCGCCACCAGATCCAGAGCCTGGCCCGGCGCTTTGCCGTGGAGCGCATCGAGGGGGAGGACTACCGCCACCGTGACCCCGACCGCTTCCCTGAGCCCCTTTCCCCCGAGGTCCTTTGGGCCCGTTACCGGGAGGACCATAGGCCCAAGACCCTGGACCGCTTCCCCGAGCTTCTGGCCCACCTGCGCACCCTCCACCCCATCCGCTACCGCTACCTCCTCACCGGGGTGGAGGCGGTGTACCTGGAGGGCCTGGAGCCCATCCAAGACCAGAACGACGCCCTGCGCTTTGTGCATTTTGTGGACCAGGTTTATAACCTTGGCCTGGCCCTCCGGGCCTCCGGGGCCCCCCTTTCCGCCCTCTTCCCCGAGAGCTACCGCCATGGGGCCTTCGCCAAAAAGTATGGCCGGGCCCTTTCCCGGCTGGCGGAGCTTTTGGGGTAG
- a CDS encoding glutaredoxin family protein translates to MVRLYGIPGCGPCEIVKMFLAQKGVPFTFVNAREDQEAAQRITELVGSPTAGVVLEWGGRVEVIRGVSPATLQAWYARYQESSSGGG, encoded by the coding sequence ATGGTGCGGCTCTACGGCATCCCGGGCTGCGGCCCCTGCGAGATCGTGAAGATGTTTCTGGCCCAGAAGGGCGTGCCCTTCACCTTTGTAAACGCCCGCGAGGACCAAGAGGCGGCCCAAAGGATCACGGAGCTTGTGGGAAGCCCCACCGCCGGCGTGGTCCTGGAGTGGGGTGGGCGGGTGGAGGTCATCCGGGGGGTATCCCCGGCCACCCTCCAGGCCTGGTACGCCCGCTACCAGGAGTCCTCAAGTGGGGGAGGCTAA
- a CDS encoding enoyl-ACP reductase, with product MLTLDLSGKKALVMGVTNQRSLGYAIAEKLRAAGAEVALSYQGERIRPEAERLAEALGGARLFQADVTQDAELDALFAGVGEAWSGLDYLVHAIAFAPREAMEGRYLDTRRQDWLLALEVSAYSLVAVAQRAEPLLRAGGGIVTLTYYASEKVVPKYNVMAIAKAALEASVRYLAYELGPKGVRVNAISAGPVRTVAARSIPGFTKMYDRVAQVAPLGRNVTQEEVGNLGLFLLSPLASGITGEVVYVDAGYHIMGMEV from the coding sequence ATGCTCACCCTGGACCTTTCCGGCAAAAAGGCCCTCGTGATGGGGGTCACCAACCAGCGGAGCCTGGGCTACGCCATCGCCGAAAAGCTCCGGGCGGCGGGGGCGGAGGTCGCCTTAAGCTACCAAGGGGAGCGGATCCGCCCTGAGGCCGAAAGGCTGGCCGAGGCCCTTGGGGGGGCCCGGCTCTTTCAGGCCGACGTGACCCAGGACGCCGAGCTGGACGCCCTCTTCGCCGGGGTAGGGGAGGCTTGGAGCGGGCTGGACTACCTGGTCCACGCCATCGCCTTTGCCCCCCGGGAGGCCATGGAAGGGCGCTACCTGGACACGCGGCGGCAGGACTGGCTCCTGGCCCTGGAGGTTTCCGCCTACTCCCTGGTGGCCGTGGCCCAGCGGGCCGAGCCCCTCCTGCGGGCGGGTGGGGGGATCGTCACCCTCACCTACTACGCCAGCGAGAAGGTGGTGCCCAAGTACAACGTGATGGCCATCGCCAAGGCGGCCCTCGAGGCCAGCGTCCGCTACCTGGCCTATGAGCTGGGTCCCAAGGGGGTACGGGTCAACGCCATCTCCGCCGGGCCCGTGCGCACCGTGGCCGCCCGCAGCATCCCCGGCTTCACCAAGATGTACGACCGGGTGGCCCAGGTGGCCCCCCTGGGGCGGAACGTGACCCAGGAGGAGGTAGGGAACCTGGGCCTTTTCCTCCTCTCCCCCCTGGCGTCGGGGATCACGGGGGAGGTGGTCTACGTGGACGCCGGCTACCACATCATGGGCATGGAGGTCTAA
- a CDS encoding ring-cleaving dioxygenase — MEGTLGLHHITCIAGDPQENLDFYAGVLGLRLVKRSVNQDDPTTYHLFYADREGTPGTDLTFFPWPHLPPARPGVGQAVEVALAVPEGSLPYWEARLEGYGIRPEGGERFGRPALLFQDPHGLPLALAEAPGPGRPWEGSPVSQERQVRGLLGARILERDPTLTLFFLEGVLGFRRLGEEGGWVRLVQEGSFLEVRGLPGGRRGAWGVGGVHHLAFRIRDEAHGLGLRERVLSLGLRPTPVVDRFWFRSIYFLEPGGVLLELATDGPGFGVDEPGESLGERLVLPPWLEGERRAIEASLPPLHPPRG; from the coding sequence ATGGAGGGCACCCTAGGCCTTCACCACATCACCTGCATCGCCGGCGACCCCCAGGAGAACCTGGACTTTTACGCCGGGGTGCTGGGCCTGCGCCTGGTCAAGCGGAGCGTCAACCAGGACGACCCCACCACCTACCACCTCTTCTACGCCGACCGGGAAGGCACCCCGGGCACCGACCTCACCTTCTTCCCCTGGCCCCACCTGCCCCCGGCCCGCCCGGGGGTGGGGCAGGCGGTGGAGGTGGCCCTGGCCGTTCCCGAAGGGAGCCTCCCCTACTGGGAGGCCCGCCTCGAGGGCTACGGGATAAGGCCGGAAGGGGGCGAGCGCTTCGGCCGGCCCGCCCTCCTCTTCCAGGACCCCCACGGCCTCCCCCTGGCCCTGGCCGAGGCCCCAGGGCCCGGGAGGCCGTGGGAGGGAAGCCCCGTGTCCCAGGAACGCCAGGTCCGGGGCCTCCTGGGCGCCCGGATCCTGGAGCGGGACCCCACCCTCACCCTTTTCTTTCTGGAAGGGGTGCTAGGCTTCCGCCGGCTGGGGGAGGAAGGGGGGTGGGTGCGCCTGGTCCAGGAAGGAAGCTTTCTGGAAGTCCGGGGCCTCCCTGGGGGCCGGCGGGGGGCCTGGGGGGTAGGCGGGGTGCACCACCTGGCCTTTCGCATCCGCGACGAGGCCCACGGCCTTGGGCTTAGGGAAAGGGTCTTGTCCCTAGGCCTACGGCCCACCCCGGTGGTGGACCGCTTCTGGTTCCGCTCCATCTACTTCCTGGAGCCCGGGGGGGTCCTCCTGGAGCTGGCCACGGACGGCCCTGGCTTCGGCGTGGACGAGCCTGGGGAAAGTCTGGGGGAGCGCCTGGTCCTCCCCCCCTGGCTGGAAGGGGAACGCCGGGCCATCGAGGCCTCCTTGCCGCCCCTCCATCCCCCTAGGGGGTAA
- a CDS encoding alpha/beta hydrolase translates to MRFRYRVEGGQEPLTLLLLHGTGGDETSLLPLARALRPQAHLLSPRGQSVEEGVPRFFRRLGEGVLDLEDLQRRARELAEFVEHSLHAHALPRPLVAVGYSNGANMALGLLFHHPSLLDGALLLRPMEPFGAPYPPLPGKPILVLAGLRDPLVPQEAFQALLARLQEAGARVQAHLLPTGHALVQGEMALAQAWLEEEVSSQSGAA, encoded by the coding sequence GTGCGCTTCCGCTACCGGGTGGAAGGGGGGCAGGAGCCCCTCACCCTTCTCCTCCTCCACGGCACCGGGGGGGATGAGACCAGCCTCCTGCCCCTGGCCCGAGCCCTCCGCCCCCAGGCCCACCTCCTGAGCCCCCGGGGCCAGAGCGTGGAGGAAGGGGTCCCCCGCTTCTTCCGCCGCCTGGGGGAAGGGGTACTGGACCTGGAAGATCTGCAAAGGAGGGCTCGGGAACTGGCGGAGTTCGTGGAGCATAGCCTTCACGCCCACGCCCTGCCCAGGCCCCTGGTGGCCGTGGGCTACTCCAACGGGGCCAACATGGCCTTGGGCCTCCTCTTCCACCACCCTAGCCTTCTGGATGGCGCCCTCCTCCTCCGGCCCATGGAGCCCTTCGGAGCCCCCTACCCTCCCCTTCCGGGAAAGCCCATCCTGGTCCTGGCGGGGCTACGGGACCCCCTGGTGCCCCAGGAAGCCTTTCAGGCCCTCCTCGCGAGGCTCCAGGAGGCCGGGGCCAGGGTCCAGGCCCACCTTCTCCCCACCGGCCACGCCTTGGTCCAGGGGGAAATGGCCTTAGCCCAGGCTTGGTTGGAAGAAGAGGTTTCCTCCCAGTCTGGCGCAGCCTAG
- a CDS encoding S-layer homology domain-containing protein produces the protein MDEPAAPWAREAVELLVSKGVFIGYPDGTFRWREPLSRQEAALALYRLLAAYGVDKLSPQEVQKLLEATQGLQKELGSQGKALEQLRSEKKALEDRLRALENQPRTDTRPLEEALKNLQERIQGLEEAQKGLQAALKALESRALEDALKGIQESLRALESRLKSLENRPQADPSQVEALRREQEALKAAQQTLGERLQALERARTAQEETLRGLANELKGLPEARKLAEGAQARLQSLEPRTRALEEGLQAQKERLATLEERLKALEARQAQDDARLKALEEEVAALKRTLTPFRLPLYLGLAAYRGDVTGEWYGRLMLGHDALLGPLGLRLAYEAPVSQPDRGLGSLDLTFRASYGDLDGYFGVGGGLYLDQTPFGQLLIGVGVRLVPSLSIFLEGHQRYLFDGQASQRSTLAFGLATRF, from the coding sequence GTGGACGAACCTGCCGCTCCTTGGGCCCGCGAGGCAGTGGAGCTTCTGGTGAGCAAAGGGGTCTTCATTGGCTACCCGGACGGCACCTTCCGCTGGCGGGAACCCTTAAGCCGCCAGGAAGCAGCCCTGGCCCTATATCGGCTCTTGGCAGCCTATGGGGTGGACAAGCTCTCTCCCCAGGAAGTCCAGAAGCTCCTCGAGGCCACCCAGGGGCTGCAAAAGGAGCTCGGATCCCAGGGTAAAGCCCTGGAGCAGCTACGCTCGGAGAAAAAGGCTCTGGAAGACCGCCTCCGCGCCCTGGAAAACCAACCCAGAACCGATACCCGCCCCCTCGAAGAAGCCCTGAAAAACCTCCAAGAACGCATTCAGGGCCTAGAGGAAGCCCAAAAGGGGCTGCAAGCCGCCCTAAAAGCCCTAGAAAGTCGCGCTTTAGAGGATGCGCTTAAGGGCATCCAAGAAAGTCTTAGGGCACTGGAGAGTCGGCTAAAAAGCCTGGAAAACCGCCCCCAGGCTGATCCCAGCCAGGTAGAGGCCTTGCGGCGGGAGCAAGAAGCCCTAAAGGCCGCGCAGCAGACCCTAGGAGAGCGGCTCCAAGCCCTAGAGAGGGCCCGCACCGCCCAAGAGGAAACCCTTAGAGGGCTTGCCAACGAGCTCAAAGGGCTTCCTGAGGCCCGTAAGCTAGCGGAAGGCGCCCAAGCCCGGTTACAAAGCCTCGAGCCCCGAACCCGAGCCCTAGAGGAAGGGCTCCAAGCGCAAAAGGAAAGGCTAGCTACCTTGGAGGAACGCCTCAAGGCCCTCGAGGCCCGCCAGGCCCAAGATGACGCCCGCTTGAAAGCCCTGGAAGAGGAGGTGGCCGCCCTGAAGCGCACCCTCACCCCCTTCCGCCTGCCCCTGTACCTGGGCCTTGCCGCCTACCGCGGGGATGTAACCGGGGAGTGGTACGGCCGCTTGATGCTGGGCCACGATGCCCTTTTAGGCCCTTTGGGGTTGCGCCTGGCCTATGAGGCACCCGTATCCCAACCCGACCGTGGTTTGGGCAGCCTGGACCTTACCTTCCGCGCTTCTTACGGAGATCTGGACGGCTACTTTGGAGTGGGAGGCGGCCTCTACTTGGACCAAACCCCCTTTGGTCAGCTCCTCATCGGTGTGGGTGTGCGCTTGGTTCCAAGCCTGAGCATCTTCTTGGAAGGCCACCAGCGTTATCTTTTTGACGGCCAAGCGAGCCAACGCTCCACTTTGGCCTTCGGCTTAGCAACCCGTTTTTAG
- a CDS encoding carboxypeptidase-like regulatory domain-containing protein → MKGNRLRTLGFSIVGALALFLASCGQQPPPSNGGGSGGGGSQTGTLEVTVLNDANGQPIQGATVTVNGAQIGVTNNQGKVSASLTPGTYNVNASATGFVTPSEPVAVPVVAGQTTTRTIRLQPQAPAPGPGVCRPSGDTSYRTELVAAAGSKPAGIKSIQITGQRAGTYCFAVGELELRIYLGQGEENNLQVILVSSDNPQATQVIPHRWQGSYFVATLDTRNQQIQGVPQRLIVKYQRGGNDIRDQVWEIVPDNLPPQVPDVRPVSAIDPVEAPGPQPERWIGGPASHRVTLTLENQDLVDNPANPNLLASGIKEVRFFAYRVGGYRAEPRIGEGRLIGTARARPYQVEWNTRDGNWPDGKYYVYAVAEDWMGNYHPHPGTLGAAPLAGFYVNVDNTAPSIDLIRVQDRGVGDVGRAFNTNQSGLGYYLCDNPTYTWGDGRIDIFPAESGFVSGCASVTYSAGDTGVGLGNGSAELSWAAAAVFVPGGTNITYNINVNDVNGPVAFVLKAKDRLGNESQAQVQVTVDNRRPEVDLLKLYLPSQPSQTDPDVVLAGSQLGVRVAATDTLSGVRFVRFYMGSDAQARTNTVRLPFWNANLGTIGLIQLPIQGNNNTYTAEIRGGVGDVLVPVLDPTNESTVAPNSPADILVIVSDRAGNANASFRRVQVRHTDELDNGVDGSAARLRVNFPIAGEHEIQPVPISDATFSGAFRTAARSTTLPNLVKYAGFYGQDNTLLPYDDPNNPYDLPSYLAAPANATVYNLLQVVNTLPYKLVLPNPAGVFGVLFNNYGHMEAVPTQ, encoded by the coding sequence ATGAAAGGAAATCGGCTTAGGACGCTAGGTTTCTCGATTGTGGGGGCGCTGGCCCTTTTCCTCGCCAGCTGCGGCCAGCAGCCGCCCCCCTCCAACGGTGGGGGCAGTGGTGGGGGTGGCTCCCAAACCGGCACCCTGGAGGTTACCGTCTTGAACGACGCCAATGGCCAGCCCATCCAGGGAGCCACGGTCACGGTGAATGGTGCGCAGATTGGCGTTACCAACAACCAGGGTAAGGTTAGCGCTTCCCTGACCCCTGGTACGTACAACGTCAACGCCAGCGCCACCGGCTTCGTCACCCCCTCTGAACCCGTTGCGGTTCCCGTTGTGGCTGGTCAGACGACGACCCGTACCATCCGGCTTCAGCCCCAGGCGCCTGCCCCTGGCCCTGGCGTGTGCCGGCCCTCTGGGGATACCTCTTACCGTACGGAGCTGGTAGCGGCTGCGGGCAGCAAACCTGCGGGCATCAAGAGCATCCAGATCACGGGGCAAAGGGCAGGCACCTACTGCTTTGCCGTTGGTGAGCTGGAGCTTCGCATCTACTTGGGTCAGGGTGAGGAAAACAACCTCCAGGTGATCCTGGTTAGCTCCGATAACCCCCAGGCTACTCAGGTTATCCCTCACAGGTGGCAGGGGAGCTACTTCGTAGCGACCCTAGACACCCGCAACCAGCAGATCCAGGGTGTGCCCCAGCGCTTGATTGTGAAGTACCAGCGGGGAGGCAACGACATCCGGGACCAGGTCTGGGAGATCGTTCCTGACAACCTCCCACCTCAGGTTCCCGATGTCCGCCCAGTGAGCGCCATTGACCCTGTGGAAGCTCCTGGGCCTCAGCCGGAGCGCTGGATCGGTGGTCCCGCTAGCCACAGGGTAACCCTCACCCTGGAAAACCAGGACCTGGTGGACAACCCTGCCAACCCCAATCTCCTGGCTTCCGGCATCAAGGAGGTCCGCTTCTTCGCCTACAGGGTGGGTGGTTACCGGGCTGAACCGAGGATTGGCGAGGGCCGTTTGATCGGCACTGCTCGTGCCCGTCCCTACCAAGTGGAGTGGAACACCCGCGATGGCAACTGGCCCGACGGCAAGTACTACGTCTACGCGGTGGCTGAAGACTGGATGGGCAACTACCATCCCCATCCCGGTACGCTGGGTGCAGCCCCTCTGGCCGGCTTCTACGTCAACGTAGACAACACTGCCCCTAGCATTGATCTCATCAGGGTGCAGGATAGGGGTGTCGGTGACGTTGGCCGGGCCTTCAATACCAACCAGTCTGGGCTTGGTTACTACCTCTGCGACAACCCGACCTACACGTGGGGAGATGGTCGGATCGACATCTTCCCGGCCGAAAGCGGCTTTGTTTCCGGCTGTGCCAGCGTGACCTACTCTGCTGGGGATACCGGCGTTGGTCTGGGTAACGGGAGCGCGGAGCTATCTTGGGCTGCCGCTGCCGTCTTTGTGCCCGGAGGCACCAACATCACTTACAACATCAACGTCAACGATGTGAACGGCCCCGTGGCCTTTGTCCTCAAGGCCAAGGACCGCTTGGGCAACGAGAGCCAGGCCCAGGTTCAGGTTACGGTAGATAACCGTCGCCCTGAGGTGGACCTCCTCAAGCTCTACCTCCCCAGCCAACCCAGCCAGACCGATCCGGATGTGGTCCTGGCAGGTAGCCAGTTGGGCGTTCGGGTGGCCGCTACCGACACCCTGAGCGGCGTGCGCTTCGTGCGCTTCTACATGGGTTCCGACGCACAGGCTCGTACTAATACTGTTCGCCTGCCCTTCTGGAACGCAAACCTGGGTACCATAGGGCTTATCCAGCTCCCCATCCAGGGCAACAACAACACCTACACTGCCGAGATCAGGGGTGGTGTGGGGGATGTCCTGGTCCCCGTGCTGGATCCTACCAACGAAAGCACCGTTGCTCCCAACTCCCCTGCCGACATCCTCGTCATCGTTTCCGACCGTGCAGGCAACGCCAATGCCTCCTTCCGCCGCGTCCAAGTACGCCACACGGACGAGCTGGACAATGGTGTGGACGGATCGGCTGCTCGCCTCCGTGTTAACTTCCCCATCGCCGGCGAGCATGAAATCCAGCCTGTGCCCATTTCGGATGCCACCTTCAGCGGGGCTTTCCGTACGGCTGCTCGCTCCACCACCCTTCCCAACCTTGTGAAGTACGCCGGCTTCTATGGGCAGGACAACACTCTTCTCCCCTACGACGATCCCAACAACCCCTACGACCTCCCGTCCTATCTGGCTGCTCCTGCCAACGCCACGGTCTACAATCTGCTCCAGGTGGTCAATACCCTGCCTTACAAGCTGGTGCTGCCTAACCCTGCTGGGGTCTTCGGCGTCCTCTTCAACAACTACGGCCACATGGAGGCGGTGCCTACTCAGTAG
- the ispG gene encoding flavodoxin-dependent (E)-4-hydroxy-3-methylbut-2-enyl-diphosphate synthase: MRRPTPTVWVGRVPLGSAHPVAVQSMTNTPTADVEATLAQVLALHRAGSEIVRITVNDEAAARAVPELKARLQGEGAEVPLVGDFHFNGHLLLRRYPAMAEALDKFRINPGTLGRGRHKDENFAEMIRIAQDLGKPVRIGANWGSLDPALLTELMDQNARRPEPKEAHEVVLEALVESAVRSYEAALEMGLGEDKIVLSAKVSKARDLVWVYRELARRTRAPLHLGLTEAGMGVKGIVASAAALAPLLLEGIGDTIRVSLTPAPGEPRTKEVEVAQEILQALGLRTFAPEVTSCPGCGRTTSTFFQELAEAVSARLKAKLPEWRKAYPGVEGLKVAVMGCVVNGPGESKHAHIGISLPGAGEEPKAPVYADGQLLTILKGEGIAEAFLALVEDYVKRRFGPS, from the coding sequence ATGAGGCGACCTACCCCCACGGTCTGGGTGGGGCGCGTGCCCTTAGGGAGCGCCCATCCGGTGGCCGTGCAGTCCATGACCAACACCCCCACGGCGGACGTGGAGGCCACCTTGGCCCAGGTCCTGGCCCTCCACCGGGCGGGGAGCGAGATCGTGCGCATCACGGTGAACGACGAGGCCGCGGCCCGGGCCGTGCCCGAGCTCAAGGCCCGCCTCCAGGGCGAGGGGGCAGAGGTGCCCTTGGTGGGGGATTTCCACTTCAACGGCCACCTCCTCCTGCGCCGCTACCCGGCCATGGCCGAGGCCCTGGACAAGTTCCGCATCAACCCCGGCACCCTGGGCCGGGGGCGGCACAAGGACGAGAACTTCGCCGAGATGATCCGCATCGCCCAGGACCTGGGCAAACCCGTGCGCATCGGGGCCAACTGGGGAAGCCTGGACCCCGCCCTCCTCACCGAGCTCATGGACCAAAACGCCCGCCGCCCCGAACCCAAGGAGGCCCACGAGGTGGTGCTGGAGGCCCTGGTGGAAAGCGCGGTGCGCTCCTACGAGGCCGCCTTGGAGATGGGCCTGGGTGAGGACAAGATCGTCCTTTCCGCCAAGGTGTCCAAGGCCCGGGACCTGGTGTGGGTCTACCGGGAACTGGCCCGGCGCACCCGGGCCCCCCTGCACCTGGGCCTCACCGAGGCGGGGATGGGGGTGAAGGGGATCGTGGCCAGCGCCGCCGCCCTGGCCCCCCTTCTCCTGGAGGGGATTGGGGATACCATCCGGGTCTCCCTCACCCCCGCCCCCGGGGAGCCCCGCACCAAGGAGGTGGAGGTGGCCCAGGAGATCCTCCAGGCCTTGGGCCTGCGCACCTTCGCCCCCGAGGTGACCAGCTGTCCCGGGTGCGGCCGCACCACCAGCACCTTCTTCCAAGAGTTGGCCGAGGCCGTGAGCGCCAGGCTCAAGGCCAAGCTCCCCGAGTGGCGCAAGGCGTACCCCGGGGTGGAGGGGCTGAAGGTGGCGGTGATGGGGTGCGTGGTCAACGGCCCCGGGGAGAGCAAACACGCCCACATCGGCATCTCCCTGCCGGGGGCTGGGGAGGAGCCCAAGGCCCCGGTCTACGCCGACGGCCAGCTCCTCACCATCCTCAAGGGGGAGGGCATCGCGGAGGCGTTTTTGGCCCTGGTGGAAGACTACGTGAAAAGGCGCTTTGGCCCAAGCTGA
- the tgt gene encoding tRNA guanosine(34) transglycosylase Tgt encodes MEAFRFTVLARSGRARAGLFHTPHGPVQTPLFMPVGTQGSVKGLLPKDLEAIGSQVLLANTYHLLLRPGPERVRALGGLHGFAGWKGPWLTDSGGFQVMSLGHLRRIDEEGVVFQSHLDGSPLRLTPEESLKVQEALGADIVMAFDECPPYPSPRAYLKASLERTLRWLERSLRAKTRPDQALFGIAQGGTDPELRALSTRETVRFRLPGYAIGGLAVGEPKEAMFPMVALSTEILPEDRPRYLMGVGHPEDLVAAIGLGVDLFDSVYPTRTGRFGSALTLEGRINLKNARFLEDPRPLEEGCDCYTCQTFSRAYLAHLVRTGEMLGGILLSLHNLRHLHRLTEAAREAILRGEYGAFAQAFAQRRFGKEVPRWFQEALAAGGHA; translated from the coding sequence ATGGAAGCCTTTCGCTTCACCGTCCTTGCCCGTTCGGGCCGGGCCCGGGCGGGCTTGTTCCACACCCCCCACGGCCCGGTGCAGACCCCCCTCTTCATGCCCGTGGGCACCCAGGGCTCGGTGAAGGGGCTTTTGCCCAAAGACCTCGAGGCCATCGGGAGCCAGGTCCTCCTGGCCAACACCTACCACCTGCTCCTCCGCCCTGGGCCCGAGCGGGTGCGGGCCCTGGGGGGGCTTCACGGCTTTGCCGGCTGGAAGGGTCCCTGGCTCACGGACTCCGGGGGGTTCCAGGTGATGAGCCTGGGCCACCTAAGGCGCATCGACGAGGAAGGGGTGGTCTTCCAAAGCCACCTGGACGGAAGCCCCCTGCGGCTCACCCCGGAGGAAAGCCTAAAGGTCCAGGAAGCCCTAGGGGCGGACATCGTCATGGCCTTTGACGAGTGCCCCCCCTACCCCTCCCCCCGGGCCTACCTGAAGGCCTCCCTGGAGCGCACCCTGCGCTGGCTGGAGCGGAGCCTAAGGGCCAAGACCCGCCCGGACCAGGCCCTTTTCGGCATCGCCCAAGGGGGGACGGACCCGGAGCTCCGGGCCCTCTCCACCCGGGAGACCGTGCGCTTCCGCCTGCCGGGGTACGCCATCGGCGGCCTGGCGGTGGGGGAGCCCAAGGAGGCCATGTTCCCCATGGTGGCCCTCTCCACGGAGATCCTCCCCGAGGACCGCCCCCGCTACCTCATGGGGGTGGGCCACCCCGAGGACCTGGTGGCGGCCATCGGCTTGGGGGTGGACCTCTTTGACTCCGTCTACCCCACCCGCACGGGCCGCTTCGGCAGCGCCCTCACCCTCGAGGGGCGGATCAACCTAAAAAACGCCCGCTTCCTGGAAGACCCGAGACCCCTAGAGGAGGGCTGCGACTGCTACACCTGCCAGACCTTCAGCCGGGCCTACCTGGCCCACCTGGTACGGACGGGGGAGATGCTGGGAGGGATCCTGCTCTCCCTGCACAACCTGCGCCACCTCCACCGCCTGACCGAGGCCGCCCGGGAGGCCATCCTGCGGGGGGAGTATGGGGCTTTTGCCCAGGCCTTCGCCCAAAGGCGCTTCGGCAAGGAGGTGCCCCGCTGGTTCCAAGAGGCCCTGGCCGCAGGGGGGCACGCCTAG